The Hippoglossus stenolepis isolate QCI-W04-F060 chromosome 11, HSTE1.2, whole genome shotgun sequence genome includes a window with the following:
- the gbx1 gene encoding homeobox protein GBX-1, whose protein sequence is MQRPGIHGTAFSIDSLIGTPQPRPGHLLYTGYPMFMPYRPLVIPQALSHSGIPPLAPLASFAGRLTNTFCASLGQGVPSMVALTTTMPSFSDPPDSFYPPQELPGPRLSAADPGTRRQESPHSEELHGRDKGSDLLNFSETFQTISGETKLYSSDDEKLDLKSADTVCSDREDSSVDSENESFSDGNNCGSLTQKSKLKAGSQEALPTGSSAGKSRRRRTAFTSEQLLELEKEFHCKKYLSLTERSQIAHALKLSEVQVKIWFQNRRAKWKRIKAGNVNNRSGEPVRNPKIVVPIPVHVNRFAVRSQHQQIEQGTRP, encoded by the exons ATGCAGAGACCCGGCATCCACGGGACTGCGTTCTCAATCGATTCCCTCATAGGGACCCCTCAGCCTAGACCGGGACACCTGCTCTACACGGGCTACCCCATGTTCATGCCCTACAGACCTTTGGTTATTCCGCAGGCTTTATCCCACTCGGGTATTCCTCCACTTGCGCCTTTGGCTTCTTTCGCGGGACGGCTCACCAACACGTTCTGCGCCAGTTTGGGACAGGGGGTGCCATCCATGGTCGCCCTCACCACAACCATGCCGAGTTTCTCGGATCCGCCGGACAGTTTCTATCCCCCACAGGAGCTCCCCGGTCCGCGTTTAAGCGCAGCCGATCCCGGGacgaggaggcaggagagtCCGCACTCCGAGGAGCTGCACGGCCGCGACAAGGGCTCCGATCTGCTCAACTTCTCGGAAACTTTTCAGACAATATCAG GTGAGACCAAACTGTACAGTTCAGACGACGAGAAGCTGGACCTAAAATCCGCGGACACCGTGTGCAGCGACCGGGAGGACAGCTCCGTGGACAGCGAGAACGAGAGTTTCTCGGACGGGAACAACTGTGGCTCCCTGACGCAGAAGAGCAAACTGAAAGCCGGCTCGCAGGAGGCGCTGCCCACCGGCAGCTCGGCGGGGAAGAGCCGCAGGAGACGAACAGCTTTTACCAGCGAGCAGCTGCTGGAACTTGAAAAGGAGTTTCACTGTAAAAAGTACCTTTCTCTGACTGAGCGCTCCCAGATCGCACACGCACTCAAACTGAGCGAGGTGCAGGTGAAGATCTGGTTTCAGAACCGCAGGGCCAAGTGGAAACGGATCAAAGCTGGGAACGTCAACAACCGCTCAGGAGAACCGGTGCGAAACCCCAAAATCGTGGTGCCCATCCCCGTGCACGTCAACAGGTTTGCCGTGAGGAGTCAGCACCAACAGATAGAGCAAGGGACCAGGCCATGA
- the zgc:92591 gene encoding late histone H2B.L4: protein MTNDLPKKKGKGTGEKKTKRKAKRRETYAMYIYKVLKQVHPDTGISSRAMSIMNSFVNDLFERIATEASRLAQYNKRSTITSREVQTAVRLLLPGELAKHAVSEGTKAVTKYTSSK from the exons ATGACTAACGATTTGCCCAAGAAGAAAGGCAAAGGCACCGGGGAGAAAAAGACCAAGAGAAAAGCCAAACGACGGGAGACTTACGCCATGTACATCTACAAAGTTTTGAAACAG GTTCACCCGGACACGGGCATCTCCAGCCGGGCCATGAGCATCATGAACTCCTTCGTCAACGACCTGTTCGAGCGCATCGCCACCGAGGCGTCCCGGCTGGCCCAGTACAACAAGCGCTCCACCATCACCAGCCGGGAGGTGCAGACCGCCgtccggctgctgctgccgggggAGCTGGCCAAGCACGCCGTGTCCGAGGGCACCAAGGCGGTCACCAAGTACACCAGCTCCAAGTGA
- the asb10 gene encoding ankyrin repeat and SOCS box protein 10 isoform X2 has translation MAYVAPPVKWHKTKSYRSDVIATAKATGCILQFWNSLLVGDELTILSIVDDDEYDHLIDAVYDTRNIEEWKNFRFNYRGLRLWSLTYEQELTTPLHITAGRGFTDCLKLLLQRGANVDLAPGGTTALHESCENCQPECTKLLLIHGANANAVSDDGLMPLHICTTSESLECAKYLLQYGAAINGRSLEEENTPLHVAARFGLSDHTELYLRYGAAVDKQNEEGLTPLNAACSQPQEEQDLKRYFEVCQMLQGAGADVHTMDQDKRSPLHMACKHANPDIVDLLLANGACVNDMDYGGEAPMHNILKVVCYKLSHEPERIVRALLNHGSIRVWPGALPLVLKHCCQSPRTIEVLLNAYSRLKVTDTWVESVSTEVLKGHKDFYESLFSLALTPRSLQHFARCRLRTFLEGRVHRVVPKLDLPTFIKNYLLLEYRGYVH, from the exons ATGGCTTATGTGGCTCCTCCGGTTAAGTGGCACAAAACTAAGTCCTACCGCAGTGACGTGATCGCCACAGCCAAAGCCACAGGTTGTATCCTGCAGTTCTGGAACTCTCTACTCGTGGGCGATGAGCTGACGATTCTCAGTATCGTGGACGATGACGAGTACGACCACCTCATTGATGCTGTTTATGACACCCGCAACATAGAGGAATGGAAGAACTTCAGATTTAACTACAGAGGCCTGA GACTGTGGTCGCTGACCTACGAGCAGGAACTGACCACGCCGCTTCACATCACAGCTGGTCGAGGGTTCACTGACTGCCTGAAACTACTGCTGCAGCGTGGGGCCAACGTAGACCTAGCGCCCGGCGGCACGACTGCTCTGCACGAGTCCTGTGAAAACTGCCAGCCGGAGTGCACCAAACTGCTGCTCATCCACGGCGCTAACGCCAACGCTGTCTCCGACGATGGTCTCATGCCTCTGCACATTTGCACAACCTCAGAATCTCTCGA ATGTGCCAAATATCTCCTTCAGTACGGTGCAGCAATCAATGGACGCAGtctggaagaagaaaacactcCCTTACATGTGGCAGCCAGGTTCGGCCTCTCCGACCACACTGAGCTCTACCTGCGCTACGGAGCAGCTGTGGACAAACAGAACGAGGAGGGTCTCACGCCCCTGAACGCTGCTTGTTCTCAGCcccaggaggagcaggaccTCAAGCGTTACTTCGAGGTGTGCCAGATGCTGCAGGGAGCCGGGGCTGACGTCCACACGATGGACCAGGACAAACGCAGTCCTTTGCACATGGCCTGCAAGCATGCAAATCCAGACATAGTTGATCTGCTCCTGGCCAACGGGGCCTGCGTTAACGACATGGACTACGGTGGTGAGGCCCCCATGCACAACATCCTGAAGGTGGTGTGCTACAAGCTTTCCCATGAGCCCGAGAGGATCGTCCGCGCTCTGCTCAACCACGGTTCTATTCGGGTGTGGCCTGGAGCTCTGCCCTTG GTTCTGAAGCACTGCTGCCAATCTCCACGCACCATCGAGGTCCTTCTGAACGCCTACAGCCGCCTCAAAGTCACTGACACCTGGGTTGAGTCTGTTTCTACAGAGGTGTTAAAG GGGCACAAGGACTTCTATGAGTCCCTCTTCTCCTTGGCGCTGACCCCCCGCTCCCTGCAGCACTTTGCACGCTGCAGACTCAGGACCTTCCTGGAGGGCCGAGTGCACAGGGTGGTCCCCAAACTTGACCTCCCCACCTTCATCAAGAACTACCTGCTCCTGGAGTACAGAGGCTACGTgcactga
- the asb10 gene encoding ankyrin repeat and SOCS box protein 10 isoform X1 encodes MSRGSFVFTPMALRSLELDEDMLERHKYKRQMASHQLSSYMWKKEARDRVLLRSSSALPPAMCHDLVVQNALYTGDLEAMRQLFPRGSTANLIIEPQGGDMHWVARGEGLWSLTYEQELTTPLHITAGRGFTDCLKLLLQRGANVDLAPGGTTALHESCENCQPECTKLLLIHGANANAVSDDGLMPLHICTTSESLECAKYLLQYGAAINGRSLEEENTPLHVAARFGLSDHTELYLRYGAAVDKQNEEGLTPLNAACSQPQEEQDLKRYFEVCQMLQGAGADVHTMDQDKRSPLHMACKHANPDIVDLLLANGACVNDMDYGGEAPMHNILKVVCYKLSHEPERIVRALLNHGSIRVWPGALPLVLKHCCQSPRTIEVLLNAYSRLKVTDTWVESVSTEVLKGHKDFYESLFSLALTPRSLQHFARCRLRTFLEGRVHRVVPKLDLPTFIKNYLLLEYRGYVH; translated from the exons ATGTCGAGAGGCAGCTTTGTCTTCACGCCCATGGCCTTGCGTTCTCTTGAACTTGACGAGGACATGCTCGAGAGACACAAGTACAAGAGGCAGATGGCCTCCCATCAGCTCAGTAGCTacatgtggaagaaggaggCCAGAGACCGGGTGCTGCTGAGGTCCAGCTCTGCTCTCCCACCGGCGATGTGCCACGACTTGGTGGTTCAGAATGCTCTGTACACAGGAGACTTGGAGGCCATGCGGCAACTCTTTCCCAGAGGATCCACAGCAAACCTCATCATTGAGCCACAGGGAGGGGACATGCACTGGGTCGCCAGAGGGGAAG GACTGTGGTCGCTGACCTACGAGCAGGAACTGACCACGCCGCTTCACATCACAGCTGGTCGAGGGTTCACTGACTGCCTGAAACTACTGCTGCAGCGTGGGGCCAACGTAGACCTAGCGCCCGGCGGCACGACTGCTCTGCACGAGTCCTGTGAAAACTGCCAGCCGGAGTGCACCAAACTGCTGCTCATCCACGGCGCTAACGCCAACGCTGTCTCCGACGATGGTCTCATGCCTCTGCACATTTGCACAACCTCAGAATCTCTCGA ATGTGCCAAATATCTCCTTCAGTACGGTGCAGCAATCAATGGACGCAGtctggaagaagaaaacactcCCTTACATGTGGCAGCCAGGTTCGGCCTCTCCGACCACACTGAGCTCTACCTGCGCTACGGAGCAGCTGTGGACAAACAGAACGAGGAGGGTCTCACGCCCCTGAACGCTGCTTGTTCTCAGCcccaggaggagcaggaccTCAAGCGTTACTTCGAGGTGTGCCAGATGCTGCAGGGAGCCGGGGCTGACGTCCACACGATGGACCAGGACAAACGCAGTCCTTTGCACATGGCCTGCAAGCATGCAAATCCAGACATAGTTGATCTGCTCCTGGCCAACGGGGCCTGCGTTAACGACATGGACTACGGTGGTGAGGCCCCCATGCACAACATCCTGAAGGTGGTGTGCTACAAGCTTTCCCATGAGCCCGAGAGGATCGTCCGCGCTCTGCTCAACCACGGTTCTATTCGGGTGTGGCCTGGAGCTCTGCCCTTG GTTCTGAAGCACTGCTGCCAATCTCCACGCACCATCGAGGTCCTTCTGAACGCCTACAGCCGCCTCAAAGTCACTGACACCTGGGTTGAGTCTGTTTCTACAGAGGTGTTAAAG GGGCACAAGGACTTCTATGAGTCCCTCTTCTCCTTGGCGCTGACCCCCCGCTCCCTGCAGCACTTTGCACGCTGCAGACTCAGGACCTTCCTGGAGGGCCGAGTGCACAGGGTGGTCCCCAAACTTGACCTCCCCACCTTCATCAAGAACTACCTGCTCCTGGAGTACAGAGGCTACGTgcactga